The Podospora pseudopauciseta strain CBS 411.78 chromosome 2 map unlocalized CBS411.78m_2, whole genome shotgun sequence genome has a window encoding:
- a CDS encoding uncharacterized protein (COG:D; EggNog:ENOG503NYBX; MEROPS:MER0472834) — protein sequence MVPAPLPLPTRFPCWVRAVYSWGGESKRDLGFIEGDLIECLNAGDGSWWTGRLFRDRRAVGLFPSNFVEVLPETFRPTTRSTSPLPNGNTPSPKHTPQKSRTFRKPFEAYAKAPHYTTAKVPETFRDGYKKEDAIPVARSRDTSVNSMDNTSPVRPSTRRQREISPAPPSNSSYNHRAPSPAPTHHQNYGSRSPSPMPEYHHGGSRAPSPAPPQHHNYISRSPSPAPPQDVGYNPRAISPAPPHHGNYDMRAASPAPPHQGGYDMREASPAPPHHGGYDMRAASPAPPQHNAYGMRAASPAPPQHGGYGMRAASPAPPQHHAYDSRAPSPAPPQDDGFDPRAPSPTPSYIPYRPPEARQQSSFHQSVDSTMPSGPPLSHRHHVHHMSLERHNSPAPPQRGRQHTYHLSLDRNIDRSDSPPPPPPPPHRTKVTRQESQFSQDEGYFTGISREQSALSRGNSNASYGQGNVSRHHSNASYEPPQQSGFHTPRTLTTPCPPSPGIDGLTPSPLREAMDDVMEQLDALGAGSTVSAGREPSPEPPVLDPWSPASFDMVHARSRKERKRTSQLRPNTSMGIPAHIDEGYETNSGTADSSVEPTPLESSQEPHLPQLSNYVERMESRLRTMHQHNASVTEEDEAPPPPPKSSVYDRPKSSMGMDAPPEQKLRHKKSGYEGVGRNILNRTFTTKTNSTNSSSNTQSTDRSLMSGVSAGGISATSAGSLARKNRSRAHSALGLRELLNDADSGRPETPFSGVTYHSSHASDHQNQQQRSKSQLGFTEDPMPALPGLGGLVTPKPKKQNFIKRILESAKTGVASTRGSIAAAGASTSNLSSSNRSTPALTSMSSAALLPSKMPPPRDMGMGGGVDWVQVRRDINRSNSLSFNEKVERKERCQMLDYPALDPVDELYSSIDGDEGADGMPVAEPTNYHAINLSQVDKNSRFLTNLAPTTTAITLATTFVCRPYRSDVQRLRAIFTWVAEHICWEEDFEGEVDTRQVIQSRRGCAEEYAVLVLEMCAAVGLGCEVVRGYLKTPGEIPEVNIMPRSNHWWNAVLVDNEWRFMDCCLASPSNPKRALYSSHSSSSADPWWFLVRPSELCWTHIPEHHTQQHLCPPVAHETLLNLPCACPPFFKNDLQMVDYNTSLVRIEDLEMVHVKFNVPPDVEVAAEVEVRAYSRDMDGDLFESGDVVKKRALAQADWHGGVKRYTVKALLPGDEGTGVLKIYAGKRGLMHSIKDIPHPLAFALPVIHTGENPPYEFVTRHPTPHAQRHDIYVVQPQCQRLALNNTFVFAIRQHPSSAAITPVSPAEENRRGGASPIPFMRPGSAMSMTSSAAGSMPSTTTSNSSGGSSKPAKLAIQTPGGKILRLMRKEERRGVGIAGKIMSPSSSGLHSEEGVDAGDGGLWETIIKCSERGVWRGLVLADRTARWCVFAEWVCEG from the coding sequence GAAGATGCGATTCCAGTCGCCCGATCCCGCGATACATCGGTCAACTCGATGGACAATACCTCCCCAGTCCGCCCATCTACTAGAAGGCAACGAGAGATTTCGCCGGCACCCCCTTCGAATTCCAGTTATAATCACCGAGCACCCTCTCCCGCTCcaactcaccaccaaaatTATGGGTCAAGAAGCCCTTCACCTATGCCGGAATATCACCATGGTGGTTCTAGGGCACCATCTCCcgcccctcctcaacaccacaactACATCTCCAGATCTCCgtcaccggcaccaccgcaGGATGTGGGATACAACCCGCGCGCTATTTCACCCGCGCCACCACATCATGGTAACTATGACATGAGGGCCGCTTCGCCAGCTCCCCCACACCAGGGGGGTTATGATATGAGGGAGGCATCACCAGCGCCGCCGCATCACGGTGGCTATGATATGCGGGCAGCttccccagcaccaccgcaacACAATGCCTATGGCATGAGGGCAGCatcgccagctcctccccaacatGGTGGCTACGGCATGAGAGCAGCGTCTCCAGCACCTCCGCAACATCATGCCTACGATTCAAGGGCGCCATCTCCTGCGCCCCCACAAGATGATGGATTTGACCCCAgagcaccatcacccactCCTTCATACATCCCTTACAGGCCTCCCGAGGCGAGACAACAGAGCTCTTTCCACCAGAGTGTGGATTCGACAATGCCATCCGGGCCACCTCtctcccaccgccaccatgtACATCATATGAGCTTAGAGAGGCACAACtctccagcacctcctcaGCGTGGGAGACAGCACACGTACCATCTAAGTCTCGACCGAAACATTGATAGGTCAGattcgcctcctccaccaccaccgcctccccaccGAACCAAGGTCACGCGGCAGGAGTCTCAGTTCTCTCAGGATGAAGGTTACTTTACGGGCATTTCCAGGGAGCAGTCAGCACTATCGAGAGGAAATTCCAATGCTTCATATGGACAGGGCAACGTTTCACGACATCACTCTAACGCGTCCTAcgaaccaccacaacaatcAGGTTTTCACACGCCGAGGACGCTTACAACCCCTTGCCCGCCCTCTCCTGGTATCGATGGCCTTACACCATCACCGCTTAGAGAAGCGATGGATGATGTGATGGAGCAGTTGGATGCTCTCGGTGCTGGTTCCACTGTCAGTGCCGGCCGTGAGCCATCTCCAGAACCGCCTGTGTTGGACCCTTGGTCCCCTGCTTCGTTTGATATGGTGCATGCGCGTTCAAGAAAGGAGCGGAAGCGGACCTCGCAGCTACGGCCCAATACATCAATGGGAATACCAGCTCATATTGACGAGGGGTATGAAACAAACAGCGGTACGGCCGACTCGTCTGTGGAACCAACGCCACTCGAAAGCTCTCAAGAACCACATCTCCCGCAGCTCAGCAACTATGTCGAGCGCATGGAATCTAGACTCAGAACTATGCATCAGCATAATGCTAGCGTTACTGAAGAGGACGAagcccctccaccgccacctaAGAGCAGCGTGTATGACAGGCCAAAGTCTTCCATGGGTATGGATGCCCCACCGGAGCAAAAGTTGAGGCACAAGAAGTCGGGCTATGAAGGCGTGGGCCGGAATATCCTCAACAGGACCTttaccaccaaaaccaattCAACAAATAGCTCATCGAACACGCAGAGTACCGATCGGAGCTTGATGAGCGGTGTGTCAGCTGGAGGAATCAGCGCAACGAGCGCCGGCAGCCTTGCACGCAAGAATCGGAGTAGGGCCCACAGCGCGCTTGGTTTGCGGGAGCTTCTAAACGACGCTGATAGCGGTCGGCCTGAGACGCCCTTTTCAGGAGTGACTTATCACAGTAGCCACGCGTCTGACCACCAGAATCAGCAACAGCGCTCCAAGTCACAGTTGGGCTTCACCGAGGATCCCATGCCTGCGCTTCCCGGTCTTGGAGGTCTGGTAACACCCAAGCCGAAGAAGCAGAATTTCATCAAGCGCATTCTGGAGTCTGCCAAGACGGGAGTGGCCAGCACGCGAGGAAGCATCGCCGCTGCTGGAGCTAGCACCTCCAACCTTTCATCCTCGAATCGCTCTACACCTGCCCTAACGTCAATGTCTTCTGCCGCGTTGCTCCCTAGCAAGATGCCACCCCCCAGGGACATGGGCATGGGTGGCGGCGTTGATTGGGTGCAGGTTCGTCGTGATATTAACCGGTCGAATTCGCTGAGCTTCAACGAAAAGgtggagagaaaagaaagatgTCAGATGTTGGATTATCCAGCGCTTGATCCAGTCGACGAGCTGTACAGCAGTATCGACGGTGATGAGGGGGCTGATGGGATGCCGGTTGCTGAGCCGACCAACTATCATGCCATTAACTTGAGCCAGGTGGACAAGAACTCGCGGTTCCTGACGAATCTTGCGCCGACGACCACGGCCATCACCTTGGCGACAACATTCGTCTGCCGTCCCTATCGGAGTGATGTCCAGAGACTGCGAGCCATCTTTACTTGGGTTGCTGAGCATATCTGCTGGGAAGAGGATtttgagggcgaggttgataCTAGACAGGTCATTCAGTCCCGACGTGGGTGTGCCGAGGAGTATGCCGTGCTGGTGTTGGAAATGTGCGCCGCCGTCGGCCTTGGCTGCGAGGTTGTTCGCGGCTACCTCAAAACTCCGGGAGAGATTCCAGAAGTCAACATCATGCCCAGATCTAACCACTGGTGGAACGCTGTCCTGGTCGATAATGAGTGGCGCTTCATGGACTGCTGCCTTGCCAGTCCATCGAACCCTAAGCGTGCCTTGTACTCGAGCCACAGCTCATCATCCGCCGACCCTTGGTGGTTCCTCGTCCGCCCATCCGAGCTTTGCTGGACGCACATCCCAGAGCACCACACCCAGCAGCACCTGTGCCCACCCGTGGCCCACGAGACgctcctcaatctccccTGCGCTTGCCCGCCTTTCTTCAAGAACGACCTGCAAATGGTGGACTACAACACCTCCCTTGTCCGCATCGAAGATCTCGAGATGGTCCATGTTAAGTTTAATGTGCCTCCTGATGTCGAAGTCGccgccgaggttgaggtccGGGCTTACTCCCGAGATATGGACGGCGACCTTTTTGAGTCTGGCGATGTCGTAAAGAAGCGAGCTCTCGCCCAGGCCGACTGGCATGGCGGCGTGAAGCGGTACACGGTCAAGGCTCTCCTCCCCGGCGACGAAGGAACCGGTGTCCTGAAAATCTATGCCGGCAAGCGTGGGTTGATGCACAGCATCAAGGACATTCCCCATCCCTTGGCTTTTGCCCTGCCAGTCATCCACACGGGCGAAAACCCACCCTACGAATTCGTCACCcgccaccccaccccccacgcGCAAAGACATGACATTTACGTTGTCCAACCCCAGTGTCAGCGGTTAGCACTGAACAACACGTTTGTCTTTGCCATCCGTCAACATCCCAGCTCGGCAGCCATCACGCCCGTGTCCCCTGCCGAGGAAAACAGAAGGGGAGGCGCGAGCCCGATACCGTTTATGCGGCCTGGTAGTGCCATGAGCATGACTAGTAGTGCGGCTGGGTCCATGCCGTCGACGACTACATCCAACAGCAGCGGGGGCAGTAGCAAGCCGGCGAAACTGGCGATTCAAACCCCAGGAGGAAAAAtcttgaggttgatgagaaaggaggagaggagaggggtgggaaTCGCGGGCAAGATCATGTCGCCCAGCTCGTCGGGGTTGCACAgcgaggaaggggtggatgcgggggatggggggttgtgggagaCGATTATCAAGTGTAGCGAGCGGGGCGtctggagggggttggtgcttGCTGATCGGACGGCTAGGTGGTGTGTTTTCGCGGAGTGGGTTTGCGAGGGTTAa
- the FLX1 gene encoding mitochondrial FAD carrier protein flx1 (COG:C; EggNog:ENOG503NY0J) yields the protein MTKPSQDDRGGGGRLSSPALVETVAGLSAGTMATLIVHPLDIVKTRMQIHRSSHSPNTPPPTTVSLIRTLSSNPKPLASLYRGLTPNLIGNATSWASFFFFKNNVERGILYLKSSSSSPSQQNVGGLSPPDFFVASLAAGALTQIITNPIWVLKTRMVSSDAGTKGAYPHMLAGAVELFQTEGIKGFYRGLGVGMLAVSHGAVQFAVYDPLKKMYSAQHKERKEGDMSNEATVVLSTIAKLVAGGITYPLQVLRSRLQGYEAEERFGRGIKGVVRQLWREEGIRGFYRGVMPGVVRVLPATWVTFLVYENVRFYLPRWGS from the exons ATGACGAAACCATCACAAGATGaccgcggcggcggcgggaggctctcctcccccgcgcTCGTCGAGACGGTGGCTGGCTTGTCGGCCGGCACCATGGCCACCCTGATTGTGCACCCGCTTGATATAGTCAAGACACGAATGCAGA TCCACCGCTCGTCACACAGCCCTAatacccccccaccaacaacagtCTCTTTGATCCGCACGCTCAGCTCCAACCCGAAACCGCTCGCGAGTCTGTATAGGGGTTTAACACCCAACTTGATCGGGAATGCCACAAGCTGGGCgtcgtttttctttttcaagaATAATGTTGAGAGGGGGATCTTGTATCTCaaatcctcgtcatcctccccctcccagcaAAATGTGGGGGGCCTGTCACCACCAGATTTTTTTGTTGCCTCGTTGGCGGCCGGGGCGCTAACTCAGATTATCACCAACCCGATCTGGGTGCTCAAGACACGGATGGTCTCCTCTGACGCGGGGACAAAGGGTGCCTACCCTCACATGCTCGCCGGGGCTGTCGAGTTGTTTCAGACGGAGGGGATAAAGGGGTTTTAtagagggttgggggtggggatgttGGCTGTTAGTCACGGGGCGGTGCAGTTTGCTGTCTATGACCCGCTCAAGAAGATGTACTCGGCACAGCataaggagaggaaggaaggggataTGAGCAATGAGGCGACTGTTGTCTTGAGTACGATTGCCAAgttggttgctggtgggATTACCTACCCGCTTCAGGTACTGAGGAGCAGGTTACAGGGCTACGAGGCAGAGGAGAGGTTTGGCAGGGGCATAAAGGGCGTGGTGAGGCAGctttggagggaggaggggataaGGGGGTTTTATCGGGGGGTTATGCCTGGTGTTGTGAGGGTTTTGCCGGCGACGTGGGTGACGTTTTTGGTGTATGAGAATGTGAGGTTTTATTTGCCGAGGTGGGGGAGCTGA